In Pleurodeles waltl isolate 20211129_DDA chromosome 5, aPleWal1.hap1.20221129, whole genome shotgun sequence, one genomic interval encodes:
- the LOC138295917 gene encoding uncharacterized protein has protein sequence MARNRKAALQTGGGSPAHQEALDHMEEMVAAVIPEEIVTGIQGQDSADYHETTHMQEEHGSPADIPVPDFPDDMDDEPINISQETIQKVLETLQTPPSVTRRSREQAAITEDPPTTPIVRPASSNTAEDSDDTGTSFKRTVVGVQRELAKEVRVGMQNMAASLEGVRLCMTSFADQAAAMQALTSLLQELAKTQKEISTAVIQLTQHLQLQSSQRVHKCNIEPLRADLAAYHRGVAAILKNQQALLAAVLPLRTSQGAAPGMSDSTSSNTEVCVAPSQPTRTNQATHTSEEEDMEQITFSRKSTRKH, from the exons atggccaggaacaggaaggcagcactgcagactggaggggggagtccagcacaccaggaggccctggaccacatggaggagatggtcgcagccgtcatccctgaggagatcgtcacagggattcaaggacaggacagcgcagactaccacgagacaacgcacatgcagg aggaacatggatctccagCCGATattcctgtccctgatttccctgatgacatggatgacgagcccataaacatttcccaggagaccatccaaaaggtccttgaaaccctccagaccccaccttcagtcacaaggaggagcagagaacaagcagccatcacagaagacccacccaccaccccaattgtaagacctgccagctccaacacagctgaggactctgacgacactggcaccagctttaaaagaactgtagttggtgtacagcgggagctggccaaggaggtgcgggtggggatgcaaaacatggcagccagccttgagggggtgcgtttgtgcatgacgtcatttgcagatcaggcagctgcaatgcaagccctaacatctctcttgcaggaacttgcaaaaacacagaaggaaatcagcacagctgtcatccagttgacacaacacctacaactgcaatccagtcaacgtgtgcacaaatgcaacattgaacccctcagggccgacctggctgcctaccatcgtggtgtggctgctattcttaaaaaccagcaggccctccttgctgcagtactgcccttaagaacttcacagggagcagcccccgggatgtctgactccacgtcttctaacactgaggtgtgtgttgccccttcacaaccaacaaggacaaaccaggcaacacacacatcagaagaagaagacatggaacagatcacattctcacggaagagcacccggaagcactag